A genome region from Nicotiana tabacum cultivar K326 chromosome 13, ASM71507v2, whole genome shotgun sequence includes the following:
- the LOC107785507 gene encoding transcription factor bHLH118-like isoform X2, translating to MDPLSEIFSFHEIQDYDLYHQEIQIPSTPCQIPQQDLVKVDTNSLARNDTNKKKRSRRLLSSVSKDSTSNEIMDQNKLIKRIAHRDIERQRRQEMAHLYASLRSHLPLEFLKGKPSASDHLEQAMNYIQHLENNINDFEKKRDKLNLFAHYSNREDKESIHKYNLEEHVTVNSCQDGLEILIKNKFGKEGLPLSKVLEELMKRKLNVVTCVSTTVDETSLHKIQDTDVSCMDVSTLEEKLAEMMLNLS from the exons ATGGATCCTCTCTCAGAAATCTTCTCTTTTCATGAAATCCAAGATTATGATCTTTATCATCAGGAGATTCAGATCCCCTCTACTCCATGTCAAATACCCCAACAAGATTTGGTCAAGGTTGACACTAATTCCTTGGCAAGAAATGAtactaataaaaagaaaagatCAAGAAGATTATTATCAAGTGTTTCAAAAGACAGTACTAGTAATGAGATCATGGATCAAAACAAGCTCATAAAAAGAATTGCACATAGAGATATTGAAAGACAAAGGAGGCAAGAAATGGCTCATCTTTATGCTTCTCTTAGATCACATCTTCCTCTTGAATTTCTCAAG ggAAAACCTTCGGCATCAGATCATTTGGAACAAGCTATGAATTACATCCAACACCTTGAGAATAAtattaatgattttgaaaaaaagagagacaAGCTGAATCTTTTTGCCCATTATTCCAACAGGGAGGATAAGGAAAGCATCCATAAATATAATTTAGAAGAGCATGTGACAGTGAATTCTTGTCAAGATGGTCTGGAGATTTTGATCAAAAACAAGTTTGGAAAAGAAGGGCTTCCTCTTTCAAAAGTGCTTGAAGAACTCATGAAGAGAAAATTAAATGTTGTTACTTGTGTTTCTACTACAGTAGATGAAACATCCCTCCACAAAATTCAG GACACCGATGTTTCATGCATGGATGTATCTACACTTGAAGAAAAGCTAGCCGAGATGATGCTTAATTTGTCTTAA
- the LOC107785507 gene encoding transcription factor bHLH118-like isoform X1: MDPLSEIFSFHEIQDYDLYHQEIQIPSTPCQIPQQDLVKVDTNSLARNDTNKKKRSRRLLSSVSKDSTSNEIMDQNKLIKRIAHRDIERQRRQEMAHLYASLRSHLPLEFLKGKPSASDHLEQAMNYIQHLENNINDFEKKRDKLNLFAHYSNREDKESIHKYNLEEHVTVNSCQDGLEILIKNKFGKEGLPLSKVLEELMKRKLNVVTCVSTTVDETSLHKIQVEDTDVSCMDVSTLEEKLAEMMLNLS; this comes from the exons ATGGATCCTCTCTCAGAAATCTTCTCTTTTCATGAAATCCAAGATTATGATCTTTATCATCAGGAGATTCAGATCCCCTCTACTCCATGTCAAATACCCCAACAAGATTTGGTCAAGGTTGACACTAATTCCTTGGCAAGAAATGAtactaataaaaagaaaagatCAAGAAGATTATTATCAAGTGTTTCAAAAGACAGTACTAGTAATGAGATCATGGATCAAAACAAGCTCATAAAAAGAATTGCACATAGAGATATTGAAAGACAAAGGAGGCAAGAAATGGCTCATCTTTATGCTTCTCTTAGATCACATCTTCCTCTTGAATTTCTCAAG ggAAAACCTTCGGCATCAGATCATTTGGAACAAGCTATGAATTACATCCAACACCTTGAGAATAAtattaatgattttgaaaaaaagagagacaAGCTGAATCTTTTTGCCCATTATTCCAACAGGGAGGATAAGGAAAGCATCCATAAATATAATTTAGAAGAGCATGTGACAGTGAATTCTTGTCAAGATGGTCTGGAGATTTTGATCAAAAACAAGTTTGGAAAAGAAGGGCTTCCTCTTTCAAAAGTGCTTGAAGAACTCATGAAGAGAAAATTAAATGTTGTTACTTGTGTTTCTACTACAGTAGATGAAACATCCCTCCACAAAATTCAGGTTGAG GACACCGATGTTTCATGCATGGATGTATCTACACTTGAAGAAAAGCTAGCCGAGATGATGCTTAATTTGTCTTAA